A region of the Mangifera indica cultivar Alphonso chromosome 10, CATAS_Mindica_2.1, whole genome shotgun sequence genome:
ACAACCCAACACCACTTTTGATTCGCTAATCTCAAAGATCTGCCTCCAACTTTACATTTCATCATGGTCAATTCCAAGAACCTGTTCAAGATGCCCAGGAACTGGCAAAATTTTGCTGCATTCAGAAGGAAGAGAAGTTCACTATCAAGAAATGAAGGCAGTGATGGCAATACTTCACCTTTGCTTGCTCACAAGGGTCATTTGTTTGTCTACACTACTGATCAAAAACGCTTCTCGATTCCTTTGGTGTACCTTCAAAAGAAGATTTTTAGAGAACTATTAAGACTGTCTGCAGAGGAGTTTGGGTTGCAAATTGATGGACCTATTACTTTGACATGTGATGCATTATTTATGGATTACATTGTCATGTTAATTGAACAAGGTGCGCCCGAACACCTAGAAAAAGCATTGCTAATGTCAATTGCTACGAGCTGCTGCACATCTATATCCCTTTTCCAGGATGAGAAATCAAGCAAACAATTACTTGTTTGCAGTTGCtgaataattcaaacttatttgttAATAATCAATATGTCATTGAAAAGaccagaaatttttttttttttgaataacgAACACAGAAGTTTCTTTTAATCCATGATTAGgtatattttcaaagttttttaaGTATTGGAGACACCAATCTTAGTATTTTTACAGTAGTCCAGTGAGTTTCATTTGGGTAGTGCATGCAAAGTGCAAATTTATTGACAGTTAAAGCTTTATTTGGTCATATAAAGGACAAATATTGAAGGGATCCAATCACACGACAAAATTGTTGCAAAATGAAGAGGAAGAACCATCAAATAGGATTTGTGGTGAATGTGAAGAAATAGGAGTGCCCACTTCCTTGGTATCAGCCAACTTAGTTCGCTCCAATAAATCATGGATATTCTCCTTTTGAATGAGAAAAACGCCACCATTAACAGGAATGAATTCAATGCCTAGAAAATAGTTCAATGCTCCAAGATTTTTAATTGAGAATTTGGCAGAGTGCAACAATGAATTGATCAATAAACTGGTACAAAAGCTCTGTTACGCAGCTCACAAGCAGTAAGGGTCGAATTGAAGTGTTTGTAggagagatgtcaagtttataAGTGCGTCCATATCGTTTGGGTTGTTAAGTTAAAACTTTGAGCTCCTTAaactatcaaaatatattttgggttgcaaaatttaaaaacaaaattgtgtCTAAAGTGATCAATATTTTGAGAGTTATTGATACAAGGATATTACAAATGATAATAACATGGTGTGTCAAAGCTGGTTATCAGATTATTTGACCAGGAATATtacattttgatttgattgtCTCATTAAGTACAAATTCCAAAATGAATGAAATTCTCTTGGCTGAGACTGGTTCCTTGAATTTTGACCCAACCCACTTGATGTGCTGATCTTTGGACTTGACCAAACAAGTCCAACGGACTAAATAGTAGATTCAGCTTGACATCACATGGCTGTGCTTCAAATTGGCAAAGAAGTGGCAGAACCTGGCTGCAAGAAAGCGAAAGAGAATCTCATTGTCAAGAACACCTGCAGTATCTGAAGCAGAGAGTTTACAGCACATCTTCAGTGGCTGAGAGGGATCATTTTTGTAATATAAACAGCTGACTCAAAAAGCTCTTTGTTATTTCCTTAAATTAtcttaagaataaaatcattcaagAGCTCTTCAAAATGACAGAAGATCAGTCTGGACTTCCCAGTGCTGGACCGTTGCCGGACCTGTGACATTAATCTCAGTGATCTAAAGGCACGCTGCTAGAGATGTAGAGAAAGCATTGCTCATGTCCTTAGGCACTGGTCTCAGTTTGTGGTCTTCATACCCAGCAATCACTAATTTGCACCTTTTAAGGCAATTCTTAGTTTAGTTGAATACTTTTATACAAATTACAATACTGTAGAAAATACTTtatacattaatattaaatcCTTAAAGTTCCTTCATAATTAGTTACCCTTAAGGCAAACAGTGTTATTTTCAGCAAAGAATCCCAACTGATTAGAAATTAAGTTGGGTATTTTTATGTAAGTGTAAAGGAAATCTGACTCTTTAAGCTAGAATTAGGGTGGAAGAGTTCTAATAGCATATTTCAAGGCCCAACATTAGGCAATCTGAGCCATAAGTTTGGTGGTATGCTCATAAGATAGTCATATGCATCTTCTTGTTTCCAGCTTGAACATTATCTCTGCATTCTGTGGTTGACAATGtctatgattttgaaccacCAAGACCAGCACATTTGGACCAACAAGCAATCAAACCGCCCAGCAGGAAGAACATGATATTGTTGTGTGTAAGGCTCCACCTCCATTAGTCAAATTTTAAAGACAACTGGCTAAATTGACCAATTGCCTAAATTGAGACACTTATCCTCATATCAGATGGTTTTGCCTCCCGTAAGTCCCTACACAGGGGTAGCAGCACTAAATGGAATCTCTCCGGCCTTTTGATTATATAAGAAAACCCATTTCAGTGACCTTCAATCCATAGCAAACACAGCATTTCAGTGTTCTTTAGATCCAACACAATTCTCTCACACAACAAAAGATCATTTTCTCTAgttaacagagaaaaaaaaacatgattagTCCAAAGAAGCTAAtcaaattagcaaagaagtgGCAGAAACTGGCTGCAAGCAAGCGAAAAAGAATCTCATTGCCCACAACCACTGGGGTTGTTGAAGCAGAGAGTTGCAGCGCATCTTCAATGGCTGAGAAGGGTCATTTTGTTGTATACACTACCGATCAAAGGCGCTTTGAGATTCCCTTAAACTAtcttaaaaataacattatcaGGGAGCTTTTTGCAATGGCAGAATATGAGTTTGGATTTCCAAGCGGTGGACCTATCACATTGCCTTGTGATGCAGTTTTCATGGAGTATGTAGTCTCTTTGATTCAAAGGCACGTGGTAGAAGCTTTAGAGAAGGCATTGCTTATGTCCTTGGCTACCGGTCACTGTCTGCCAACTTCAAGTTTCTGTGGAGAGCAAAGGAACCAACAATCACTGCTCTATGGCTTCTAAAGCCAACCACAGGCGGATTTTTGTAAATAGTACACAACACTGTAGAAAGCTAACTGATAtattgatgaatatataaatatattcatgtgAGCTAATATGTTGATCAGATTCAAAGAAATATGTGTTGCCATAGTTGTATATTTGCCAGATGCAATGAATGAGATTGTGGCTTTTCTACATAAAATGGGGAAAGATTGCAAAGAAATTGaacctttaaatttaatatataattcttttgcGAATGTTACTTCTTGATCCACATCAATATATGTTCTTGTTTGATGTTGGCCAGTTCATCCTAATACATAACCGTGTTTAAATCCATCAATTTACTGCATAATTAGCGAACACTGGATATTAATTATATTCTGTGGccagttttgaaaaatatttcagGACATAGAATTCCAACAGGGTATTTCCAACTTCAGTGATGGGATCCTGGCAGCTATATCTTTTTGTATAAAACTGTTGCATTcgattattatttaataagattaaaaaacgGACAAGTTATTCAGAAAATTTCCTCTgtatttttttatcttgttgTTTGAGTATTTTTCCTGTGTCCTTAATCCACAAGACAGAAAAAAATGTGCTCCCGTAAAAGATGTAGAATTTCCAAGTACATGCAAAGATGGTCACAAGCAAGCATATATTGCTATATAACACCCACATGCAAAcgaaagattattttgaaattatcaccaaaatagtatattttaattatgtagtTAACCAAACAAAGTTTTTATGTAACATCGATGGTTTGTTTAGATATTATCCATTTTGgatataatcaaaatacattttaataacttaaaaaagtttacaagatatttaattagtcatATTTTAACATTCTGAAGCGGAATATACATCCAAACTTAACATCTTTTCAATGTTTTGCCCATAAGAGATTTGTCTAAGAGTGTCACATGGTGGTTATCCTATCAACCCAGCACAAAGACAA
Encoded here:
- the LOC123227779 gene encoding auxin-responsive protein SAUR64-like, which encodes MVNSKNLFKMPRNWQNFAAFRRKRSSLSRNEGSDGNTSPLLAHKGHLFVYTTDQKRFSIPLVYLQKKIFRELLRLSAEEFGLQIDGPITLTCDALFMDYIVMLIEQGAPEHLEKALLMSIATSCCTSISLFQDEKSSKQLLVCSC
- the LOC123228380 gene encoding auxin-responsive protein SAUR64-like, which translates into the protein MISPKKLIKLAKKWQKLAASKRKRISLPTTTGVVEAESCSASSMAEKGHFVVYTTDQRRFEIPLNYLKNNIIRELFAMAEYEFGFPSGGPITLPCDAVFMEYVVSLIQRHVVEALEKALLMSLATGHCLPTSSFCGEQRNQQSLLYGF